One stretch of Falco naumanni isolate bFalNau1 chromosome 7, bFalNau1.pat, whole genome shotgun sequence DNA includes these proteins:
- the ZNF408 gene encoding zinc finger protein 408, whose product MERPAAACPLLRDLPPGLALGPSLSRPRGTGVWCVGRALPPGEPLGPPGEAAAGWVSLVQRSPEEAEANVALGWAGGRRQLRARRPIAAGAELLYWPQEPRGAAAAERRLERGEGTAAARDAGPRAAPGGTAESPAGDADVSKAVADEASVLDAPAAVSRPAAKHFHRLQDEESTASERELWQTEVLRTENRHFETISTVKVNGRCKEESDKGVDPGSAAEKVKMGHKEAYPGDVDLLAPLSRVQLGAPLVGKPCKVHTLAIQLQNCLQDCNGGTAGQESQQPSPSKGESVETCEKESKASKDSRLASPEHGGKGPLEGPEEYTELVGGHSGSPGAPPKAPAQKEMIKRRYRCGECGKAFLQLCHLKKHRFVHTGHKPFLCTECGKSYSSEESFKAHVLAHRGLRPFQCTQCDKAYRTKRDLQEHQVLHTGQRPFSCKQCGKAFARRPSLRIHRKIHLATGTGPAGPKGCQCAICGRYLANPGSLRNHMRLHTGERPYACPYCGKDFRQQSNLREHLRLHTGEKPYKCRFCGDAFPKLPELRRHLISHTGEAHLCTVCGKALRDPHTLRAHERLHTGERPFRCEQCGKSYTLATKLRRHQKSHLAGKPYKCELCGMGYTLPQSLARHVLTHKLEKDPQELATAVAPLAVALPQAARKEHQRKARQEEVAAEPTLLMVEVPGPANESELLITASGHCVATYPSQSSPPDPGAHGRAAGHLPSAKDIIEITISKHEDKCIIVQDEGSLSDVVIIQEGVGFGAVAEVVEVETGT is encoded by the exons ATGGAGCGCCCGGCCGCGGCCTGCCCGCTGCTGCGGGATCTGCCGCCCGGGCTGGCGCTGGGGCCGTCGCTGTCCCGGCCGCGGGGGACCGGCGTGTGGTGCGTGGGCCGGGCCCTGCCGCCCGGGGAGCCGCTGGGGCCgcccggggaggcggcggcgggctggGTGAG CCTGGTACAGCGGAGCCCCGAGGAGGCCGAGGCCAACGTGGCGCTGGGCTgggcgggcggccggcggcAGCTGCGGGCGCGGCGGCCCATCGCGGCGGGCGCGGAGCTGCTCTACTGGCCCCAggagccccgcggggccgcggcggcggagcggcggtTGGAGCGCGGCGAGGGGACGGCGGCGGCGCGGGACGCCGGGCCCAGGGCCGCCCCCGGCGGGACGGCGGAGTCCCCCGCAG GGGATGCTGATGTCTCCAAGGCAGTAGCTGATGAAGCCTCAGTCCTAGATGCCCCTGCTGCGGTTAGCAGGCCTGCCGCCAAACATTTCCACAGGCTGCAAGATGAGGAAAGCACAGCTTCTGAACGTGAGCTGTGGCAAACCGAGGTGCTGAGGACTGAGAACCGGCACTTTGAGACCATCTCAACCGTTAAGGTCAACGGCAGGTGCAAGGAAGAATCTGACAAGGGTGTGGATCCCGgatctgcagcagaaaaagtgaAGATGGGGCATAAAGAAGCATATCCAGGAGACGTGGATCTGTTGGCACCCTTAAGCAGGGTTCAACTCGGTGCTCCCTTGGTTGGCAAGCCATGCAAGGTGCATACTCTGGCCATCCAGCTCCAGAATTGCCTCCAAGACTGCAATGGTGGGACAGCTGGGCAGGAATCCCAGCAGCCCAGTCCTTCCAAAGGAGAGAGTGTAGAGACTTGTGAGAAAGAGAGCAAAGCTTCCAAAGACTCCAGACTGGCATCCCCAGAGCATGGGGGGAAGGGCCCACTGGAGGGGCCAGAGGAGTATACGGAGCTGGTGGGGGGTCATTCTGGCAGCCCAGGCGCCCCACCAAAAGCTCCGGCCCAGAAAGAGATGATCAAGCGCAGGTACCGCTGTGGGGAGTGTGGTAAAgccttcctgcagctctgccacctcAAGAAGCACCGTTTTGTCCACACTGGCCACAAGCCCTTCCTGTGCACAGAGTGTGGCAAGAGCTACAGTTCAGAGGAGAGCTTCAAGGCCCACGTGTTGGCCCACCGGGGCCTGCGGCCCTTCCAGTGCACCCAGTGTGACAAGGCTTACCGCACCAAACGGGACTTGCAGGAGCACCAGGTCCTGCACACTGGCCAGCGCCCCTTCTCCTGCAAGCAGTGTGGCAAGGCCTTTGCACGCCGCCCCTCTCTCCGCATTCACAGGAAGATCCACCTGGCCACTGGGACTGGCCCAGCTGGTCCCAAGGGATGCCAGTGTGCCATATGTGGACGCTACCTGGCCAACCCTGGCTCCTTGCGCAACCACATGCGCCTGCACACGGGGGAGCGCCCTTACGCTTGTCCTTACTGCGGCAAGGACTTCCGACAGCAGAGCAACCTGCGCGAGCACCTCCGGCTGCACACGGGAGAGAAGCCCTACAAGTGCCGCTTCTGCGGCGACGCCTTCCCCAAGCTGCCAGAGCTGCGGCGACACCTCATCTCCCACACAGGCGAGGCCCACCTGTGCACCGTGTGTGGCAAGGCGCTGCGGGACCCCCACACGCTGCGTGCTCACGAGCGCTTGCACACAGGCGAGCGCCCTTTCCGCTGTGAGCAGTGTGGCAAGTCCTACACCCTGGCCACAAAGCTGCGGCGCCATCAGAAATCCCACCTGGCTGGCAAGCCCTACAAATGCGAGCTCTGTGGCATGGGCTACACCCTTCCCCAGAGCCTTGCACGCCATGTCCTGACTCACAAGTTGGAAAAAGACCCTCAGGAACTCGCCACTGCGGTGGCCCCGCTTGCTGTGGCTCTACCCCAGGCAGCGAGGAAAGAGCATCAGAGGAAGGCCCGCCAGGAAGAGGTTGCAGCAGAGCCCACCTTGCTCATGGTGGAGGTGCCGGGACCAGCGAATGAGTCTGAGCTGCTGATCACAGCCAGTGGTCACTGCGTTGCTACTTACCCATCTCAAAGCAGCCCCCCAGATCCTGGGGCACATGGGAGGGCCGCTGGACATTTGCCATCAGCAAAGGACATCATTGAAATCACCATCTCCAAGCATGAGGACAAATGCATTATAGTGCAGGATGAGGGCTCACTGAGTGATGTGGTCATCATCCAGGAGGGGGTGGGCTTTGGAGCAGTGGCAGAAGTGGTGGAGGTCGAGACTGGGACCTGA